The following proteins are co-located in the Paludibaculum fermentans genome:
- a CDS encoding ABC transporter permease: MNKLLASVRIALRALKVNRTRSALTMLGIIIGVAAVIAMVGIGAGATARIQQQIQSIGSNLIIVLPGSISTNGVRMGSGGVVTLTEDDAKAIAAECPSIAAVAPAVRGGVQVVYGSSNWATTAQGVTPDYMTIRDLTMMSGQFFTDQDVDAAAKSAVLGQTVATNLFGASDPTGQVIIIKNVPFTVVGVLTPKGQSPSGQDQDDVILLPISTAKQKVIGANKANAKAVGSLMVQAIGPQAMTQALEEMTALLRERHRILPGLDDDFTVRNLTEVFAAQETSAQVMSILLGAIASVSLIVGGIGIMNIMLVSVTERTREIGLRLSVGAKTRDILSQFLVEAVTLSLLGGLVGIVVGLTASMLISYFAGWSTQVSLLSVLMAFLFSALVGVFFGYYPARKAALLDPIDALRYE; this comes from the coding sequence ATGAACAAACTCCTCGCCAGCGTCCGGATCGCCTTGCGGGCGCTCAAGGTCAATCGCACGCGCTCGGCCCTCACCATGCTCGGCATCATCATCGGCGTGGCGGCGGTCATCGCCATGGTAGGCATCGGCGCGGGCGCTACGGCCAGAATCCAGCAGCAGATCCAGAGCATCGGCAGCAATCTGATCATCGTCCTGCCCGGCAGCATCAGCACGAACGGCGTGCGGATGGGCTCCGGCGGAGTAGTCACACTCACCGAGGATGACGCCAAGGCCATCGCCGCGGAGTGCCCGTCCATTGCAGCCGTCGCGCCAGCCGTCCGCGGCGGCGTCCAGGTGGTCTACGGCAGCAGCAATTGGGCGACCACCGCCCAAGGCGTGACCCCCGACTACATGACGATCCGCGATCTGACGATGATGTCCGGCCAGTTCTTTACAGATCAGGACGTCGACGCCGCGGCCAAGTCGGCGGTCCTGGGGCAGACAGTCGCCACCAATCTCTTCGGCGCCAGTGACCCCACCGGTCAGGTCATCATCATTAAGAACGTACCCTTCACCGTAGTCGGCGTCCTCACCCCCAAGGGCCAGTCCCCTTCCGGGCAGGATCAGGACGACGTCATCCTCCTCCCCATCTCCACCGCGAAGCAGAAGGTCATCGGGGCCAACAAGGCGAACGCCAAGGCGGTCGGTTCCCTCATGGTGCAAGCCATCGGACCCCAGGCCATGACCCAGGCGCTGGAGGAGATGACCGCCCTGCTGCGGGAGCGGCACCGGATCCTGCCCGGCTTGGACGACGACTTCACGGTGCGCAACCTGACTGAGGTCTTCGCCGCCCAGGAGACCTCCGCTCAGGTCATGTCGATCCTGCTTGGCGCCATCGCCTCGGTCTCCCTGATCGTGGGCGGCATCGGCATCATGAACATCATGCTGGTTTCCGTCACCGAAAGGACCCGCGAGATCGGTCTTCGCCTCTCTGTCGGAGCCAAGACCCGCGACATCCTCTCCCAGTTCCTCGTCGAGGCCGTAACCCTCTCGCTCTTAGGCGGCCTCGTGGGCATCGTCGTGGGGTTGACGGCCTCCATGCTCATCTCCTACTTTGCCGGGTGGTCGACCCAGGTCAGCCTCCTGTCGGTCCTGATGGCCTTCCTGTTCTCCGCGCTGGTAGGCGTCTTCTTCGGTTACTACCCTGCGCGCAAAGCAGCCCTCCTCGATCCCATCGACGCGCTCCGCTACGAGTAG
- a CDS encoding ABC transporter ATP-binding protein, with translation MAALIVIKDLVKDYKLGEVLVHVLKGISFEIERGDFVSIMGPSGSGKSTLMNILGCLDKPTRGTYTLDGINVGELDRDHLAEIRSNKIGFVFQQFNLLARTSAVENVELPLMYTEAPAPQRRERAMKALHAVGLEGREEHQPSQLSGGQQQRVAIARSLVNDPGIILADEPTGALDSRTSVEIMAIFQRLNREDGITLIVVTHDPDVASYSNRILHFKDGRLHQDELVAKPREARTDLESLPVETAEEAAAV, from the coding sequence ATGGCTGCGCTCATCGTAATCAAGGACCTCGTGAAGGATTACAAGCTGGGGGAGGTGCTGGTCCATGTGCTGAAGGGCATCTCCTTCGAAATCGAACGCGGGGATTTCGTCTCGATCATGGGGCCTTCCGGTTCCGGCAAGTCCACTCTCATGAATATCCTCGGCTGTCTGGACAAACCCACCCGCGGTACCTACACGCTCGATGGCATCAACGTCGGCGAACTCGACCGCGACCACCTGGCGGAGATCCGCAGCAATAAGATCGGCTTCGTCTTCCAGCAGTTCAATCTCCTGGCCCGCACCAGCGCCGTGGAAAATGTGGAACTCCCCCTCATGTACACCGAGGCGCCGGCACCCCAGCGCCGCGAAAGGGCCATGAAAGCGCTGCACGCCGTAGGCCTGGAAGGCCGCGAAGAGCACCAGCCCAGCCAGCTATCCGGAGGTCAGCAACAGCGCGTGGCCATCGCGCGGTCGCTGGTGAACGACCCCGGCATCATCCTCGCCGATGAACCCACCGGAGCCCTGGACTCCAGAACCAGCGTCGAGATCATGGCAATCTTCCAGCGGCTCAATCGCGAAGACGGCATCACCTTGATCGTGGTGACGCACGATCCAGATGTCGCCAGCTACTCCAACCGTATCCTTCATTTCAAGGACGGCCGCTTGCACCAGGACGAACTCGTCGCCAAACCCCGCGAAGCCCGCACAGACCTGGAATCACTCCCTGTCGAAACCGCCGAAGAGGCAGCCGCCGTATGA
- a CDS encoding efflux RND transporter periplasmic adaptor subunit, whose amino-acid sequence MIRLFVSLPHAVTARLHSPTALPPAVTRASTRKDPRHTPVIGLERAHQSISMQRKSVVLLALGSCVLAGLGAWAYLRGSGSTQFRTAAVEHGDINVAISATGSPNAVVTVQIGSQVSGTIQSLYADFNTKVTKGQLIARIDPAALQARVDQGQASLDSARAGVANAEAGILKAQAGIQAARSSAAASVANGIKTQVAAQDAKIKAGRRVQLAEQGLLSKEDVDTAQAAYSTAVAEHDATTAQQSEAGDNVKVAQAELKVSNTQLAASQAQVNQFQAALRSTQIDLDHTFIKAPVDGVVVSRKVDVGQTVAASLATPTLFEIAQDLTKMQVDTNVSEADVGRVRVGQPGTFTVDAYPGQVFKGAVTEIRKAPINVQNVITYDVVIGVSNPDLKLFPGMTANVRILVNQRPNVLKVLNAALRYHPSSEQTVQPRAGKSGRKGVQVQQAVWVLDSKGKQQRIPVTTGESDGTYTEITKGELKDGDLVIVAELAKSAPASSGSPVSSGSKGGRGPGF is encoded by the coding sequence GTGATTCGCTTGTTTGTCAGTCTGCCCCATGCGGTAACTGCCCGCCTCCATTCCCCCACCGCGCTGCCGCCGGCCGTCACTCGCGCCTCCACCCGCAAGGACCCCCGGCACACCCCCGTCATTGGCCTCGAACGTGCCCATCAATCCATCAGCATGCAGAGGAAATCAGTTGTGTTGCTCGCGCTCGGCTCCTGCGTCCTGGCCGGCTTGGGCGCCTGGGCGTATCTCCGCGGGAGCGGCAGCACTCAGTTCCGCACGGCCGCGGTCGAACATGGCGATATCAACGTCGCCATCTCCGCCACCGGCAGTCCCAACGCGGTCGTCACCGTACAAATCGGATCGCAGGTCTCAGGCACAATCCAATCTCTCTACGCCGACTTCAACACGAAGGTGACGAAAGGCCAGTTGATCGCCCGCATCGATCCCGCGGCCCTCCAGGCCAGGGTCGATCAGGGCCAGGCGAGCCTCGATTCCGCCCGTGCCGGTGTGGCCAACGCCGAGGCCGGCATCCTGAAAGCACAGGCAGGCATCCAGGCCGCAAGGTCGTCCGCGGCCGCCTCTGTCGCCAATGGCATCAAAACACAAGTCGCCGCACAGGACGCGAAAATCAAGGCCGGCCGGCGCGTGCAGTTGGCGGAACAGGGCCTTCTATCCAAGGAAGACGTAGATACCGCCCAGGCCGCCTACAGCACGGCCGTCGCCGAGCACGACGCCACCACCGCCCAGCAAAGCGAGGCGGGCGACAACGTCAAGGTCGCCCAGGCCGAGTTGAAAGTGTCGAATACGCAGCTCGCGGCCAGCCAGGCGCAAGTGAATCAGTTCCAGGCCGCGCTGCGTTCCACCCAGATCGATCTGGACCACACCTTCATCAAGGCGCCTGTCGACGGAGTAGTCGTGTCCAGGAAAGTCGACGTCGGTCAAACCGTTGCGGCCAGCCTCGCCACTCCTACCCTGTTCGAAATTGCGCAGGACCTCACCAAGATGCAGGTCGATACCAACGTGTCGGAAGCCGATGTCGGCCGCGTGCGCGTGGGCCAGCCAGGAACCTTCACCGTGGACGCCTATCCCGGCCAAGTCTTCAAAGGCGCGGTGACTGAGATTCGAAAGGCCCCCATCAACGTGCAGAACGTCATCACCTATGACGTCGTCATCGGAGTCTCAAACCCCGACTTGAAGCTCTTCCCGGGCATGACGGCCAACGTCAGGATTCTCGTGAACCAGCGCCCCAACGTGTTGAAGGTTCTCAATGCGGCGCTCAGGTACCATCCGTCATCCGAGCAAACGGTGCAGCCTCGTGCCGGCAAGTCAGGACGCAAGGGAGTCCAGGTGCAACAGGCTGTTTGGGTCCTCGACTCCAAAGGTAAACAACAGCGTATCCCCGTCACGACGGGCGAGAGCGATGGAACCTATACGGAGATCACTAAGGGCGAACTGAAGGACGGAGACCTCGTCATCGTGGCGGAACTGGCCAAGTCCGCGCCTGCCTCCAGCGGCAGCCCCGTTTCCAGCGGCAGCAAGGGCGGCCGCGGTCCGGGCTTCTAG
- the glgP gene encoding alpha-glucan family phosphorylase, whose product MTTDCSSVAYFSMEIALDPALPTYSGGLGVLAGDMLRAAADLGVSMVGIALVQRKGYFDQHLDDLGNQSESPTAWEPEKVVEPMLPVVTVRIEGRDVRVRAWRFLIKGLGGHVVPVYLLDTALPENSPWEQKLTDSLYGGDAHYRLCQEMVLGLGGVAILPELGHSLISSYHMNEGHSALLTLGLLEERLEGRALSSATEEDIHAIRAKCVFTTHTPVPAGQDQFPHDLVSRVLGEERTAALEVTGACPAGSLNMTYLALFGSRYINGVAMQHGEVSRGMFPNYPIRAITNGVHAVTWMSPAFGDLFDRHIPEWRHDNLYLRYAIGIGTSEIREAHVQAKRRMVAELKQRTGVQLDEKVLTIGFARRAATYKRADLIFRNLDRLRWIATHCGPIQIVFGGKAHPSDVGGKDLIRRIFESAAALKDVIKVVYIENYDWRVAPLLYAGADLWLNTPQRPQEASGTSGMKAALNGVPSFSVMDGWWVEGCLEGITGWAIGHGPESPDDEVFEIAALYDKLEMIILPMFYGRPTAYAEVMRSAIAINGSFFNTQRMLSQYLANAYFRPAVA is encoded by the coding sequence ATGACAACGGACTGTTCCAGCGTGGCCTACTTCTCGATGGAAATTGCGCTGGACCCCGCCCTGCCGACATACAGCGGCGGACTGGGCGTGCTGGCTGGAGACATGCTGCGCGCCGCCGCCGATCTTGGCGTTTCGATGGTGGGCATCGCGCTGGTGCAACGCAAAGGCTATTTCGACCAACACCTGGATGACCTGGGGAACCAATCAGAGAGCCCCACTGCCTGGGAGCCCGAAAAGGTAGTGGAGCCGATGCTGCCAGTCGTCACTGTGCGCATTGAAGGGCGGGACGTGCGGGTTCGAGCGTGGCGGTTCCTGATCAAAGGGCTGGGCGGGCATGTCGTGCCGGTTTACCTGCTGGACACTGCACTGCCTGAGAACTCGCCCTGGGAGCAGAAGCTAACAGATAGCCTGTATGGCGGCGATGCCCACTACCGGCTGTGCCAGGAGATGGTGCTGGGCCTGGGCGGAGTTGCGATTCTCCCCGAGCTGGGACACAGCCTGATCTCGAGCTACCACATGAATGAAGGGCACTCTGCCCTGCTGACCCTGGGCCTGCTGGAGGAGCGACTGGAGGGGCGAGCGCTGTCATCGGCGACGGAGGAAGACATTCACGCGATTCGCGCCAAATGTGTGTTTACGACGCACACTCCTGTGCCGGCGGGCCAGGATCAGTTCCCGCACGACCTGGTGAGCCGTGTGCTGGGAGAAGAGCGAACCGCCGCACTGGAAGTGACTGGGGCATGCCCGGCCGGTTCGTTGAATATGACGTACCTGGCGCTGTTTGGATCCCGCTATATCAACGGGGTGGCGATGCAGCATGGCGAGGTGTCGCGCGGCATGTTTCCGAACTATCCGATCCGGGCCATTACGAACGGGGTCCATGCGGTGACGTGGATGTCGCCCGCATTCGGCGATCTGTTCGACCGGCACATTCCGGAGTGGCGGCACGACAACCTGTACTTGCGGTATGCGATTGGGATCGGTACGAGCGAGATCCGGGAGGCTCATGTGCAAGCCAAGCGCAGGATGGTGGCTGAGCTCAAGCAGCGGACGGGCGTGCAATTGGACGAGAAGGTGCTCACGATCGGATTCGCGCGAAGGGCCGCCACCTACAAACGGGCCGATCTGATCTTCAGGAACCTGGACCGGCTGCGCTGGATTGCAACTCATTGCGGCCCGATCCAAATTGTCTTCGGAGGCAAAGCCCATCCCAGCGACGTAGGGGGCAAGGACCTGATCCGGCGCATTTTCGAATCGGCCGCCGCTTTGAAGGACGTGATCAAAGTGGTCTATATCGAAAACTACGACTGGCGGGTGGCTCCGCTGCTGTATGCCGGCGCCGACTTGTGGCTGAATACGCCGCAACGCCCGCAGGAAGCCTCGGGCACCAGCGGCATGAAGGCGGCGCTGAACGGTGTGCCGAGCTTCAGCGTGATGGACGGGTGGTGGGTGGAAGGGTGCCTGGAAGGGATCACAGGCTGGGCGATTGGACATGGTCCGGAGTCGCCCGACGACGAGGTCTTCGAGATTGCGGCGTTGTACGACAAGCTGGAGATGATCATCCTGCCGATGTTCTACGGTCGCCCCACCGCCTATGCGGAGGTGATGCGGTCGGCAATTGCCATTAACGGTTCCTTCTTCAACACCCAGCGCATGCTCTCGCAGTATCTGGCGAACGCCTATTTCCGGCCGGCCGTGGCATGA
- the mgtA gene encoding magnesium-translocating P-type ATPase — protein sequence MAKEATPFDGFWDRPLAELLQQLQATPVGLNSTEAQQRLQQHGANSLTGESRFATLIGFLRSFANPLVIILIVASSVSVVMGDPVSGLIIIAMVLLSVLLNFYMEFQARHAVEEIRKQVATTAAVLRDGTEQELPVADLVPGDIIRLNAGDLVPADCRLLDVRDLHVRESALTGESLPVEKIADDLPTGKHSAVEARNSVFLSTAVQTGMGTAVVVCTGRDTALGEIAQRLAARPPETEFGRGIRQFGLMITRVIMALVLFVLLVNVVLHRPLLESFLFSVALAVGMTPEMMPLIITVTLAQGARRMAKKKVLVKQLSAIEDFGSVTILCSDKTGTLTEGEIVLDRHVDVDGKDDDNVLRLVYLNSYFEAGIKSPLDEAVLKHERPLIVEYEKLDEIPFDFSRKRLSVVVRRGEEIQLVTKGEAESIFGICQSVTVDGATQPFDAARQAKAAETFQKLSADGYRVLGVAARRVEQAASYAPAAEKEMTLAGFAAFLDPPKEGIHTVLEALKQNGVSIVVMTGDNQYVTQKVARDVGLPAERIVTGGQVDTMDDAALAYQAENSAIFARVSPEQKNRVILALKARGHVVGYMGDGINDAPSLHTADVGISVMNGVDVAKDSAKIILLEKDLAVLNEGVVEGRRCFANIMKYIVMGTSSNFGNMFSMAGASLFLPFLPMLPTQVLLNNFLYDISQISIPSDNVDPALLRQPKRWRIDFIRQFMTIIGPISSVYDFLTFGLLLWGFQAYANAPLFRTAWFVESLATQTLVVFVIRTAGNPLKSRPGRPLLIAVFSIVAIAVALPYTPLGKLLSFIPLPLPLLGAIAVLAVTYLLVVQVVKTWFYRKHALL from the coding sequence ATGGCAAAAGAAGCGACTCCATTTGACGGATTCTGGGATCGACCCCTGGCGGAGCTGCTGCAGCAGCTTCAAGCTACGCCCGTTGGGCTGAATTCAACGGAGGCGCAGCAGCGGCTCCAACAGCACGGCGCCAACTCGCTGACGGGGGAGTCGCGTTTCGCCACGCTGATCGGGTTCCTGCGGAGTTTTGCCAATCCCCTGGTGATCATCCTTATTGTGGCGAGTTCCGTCTCGGTGGTAATGGGCGACCCGGTAAGCGGCCTGATTATCATCGCCATGGTGCTATTGAGCGTGCTGCTGAACTTCTATATGGAGTTCCAGGCGCGGCACGCGGTGGAGGAGATCCGGAAGCAGGTGGCGACGACAGCGGCCGTCCTGCGCGACGGCACGGAGCAGGAACTGCCGGTGGCGGATCTGGTTCCCGGCGACATCATCCGGCTGAACGCGGGGGACCTTGTGCCAGCGGACTGCCGGCTGCTGGATGTGAGGGATCTGCATGTCCGGGAGTCGGCGCTGACCGGGGAATCGCTGCCGGTGGAGAAGATCGCGGATGATCTTCCCACCGGGAAGCACAGCGCCGTGGAAGCGAGGAACAGTGTATTCCTGAGCACGGCGGTTCAAACCGGGATGGGTACGGCGGTGGTGGTCTGCACGGGGCGCGACACCGCGCTGGGCGAGATTGCGCAACGGTTGGCGGCCCGGCCGCCGGAGACAGAGTTTGGACGGGGCATCCGCCAGTTCGGGCTGATGATCACACGCGTGATCATGGCGCTCGTATTGTTCGTGCTGCTGGTGAATGTGGTGCTGCACCGGCCGCTGTTGGAGTCGTTCCTGTTCTCAGTCGCGCTGGCCGTTGGCATGACTCCGGAGATGATGCCTCTGATCATTACGGTGACGCTGGCCCAGGGGGCGAGGCGCATGGCGAAGAAGAAGGTCCTGGTCAAACAGCTCTCCGCGATTGAGGACTTTGGCAGCGTGACGATCCTGTGCAGCGACAAGACGGGCACGCTCACCGAGGGAGAGATTGTGCTGGACCGACACGTGGACGTGGACGGCAAGGACGACGACAATGTCCTGCGACTGGTCTACCTAAATAGTTACTTTGAGGCCGGAATCAAGAGTCCCCTGGACGAGGCGGTGCTGAAGCACGAGCGTCCGTTGATTGTGGAGTATGAGAAGCTCGACGAGATTCCATTTGACTTCAGCCGCAAGCGGCTTTCCGTGGTGGTGCGGCGTGGTGAGGAGATTCAGCTGGTCACCAAGGGCGAGGCCGAGAGCATTTTCGGCATCTGCCAATCAGTGACGGTGGATGGCGCTACCCAACCATTCGACGCCGCGCGGCAGGCGAAGGCCGCGGAGACTTTTCAGAAGCTGAGCGCCGACGGATACCGGGTGCTGGGCGTGGCAGCGAGAAGAGTGGAGCAGGCGGCCAGCTATGCTCCGGCTGCCGAGAAGGAGATGACCCTGGCCGGGTTCGCGGCGTTCCTGGACCCGCCCAAAGAGGGAATTCACACCGTCCTGGAAGCACTGAAGCAGAATGGTGTTTCGATCGTCGTCATGACAGGGGACAACCAGTATGTGACGCAGAAGGTCGCACGCGATGTGGGACTGCCGGCTGAGCGCATCGTCACCGGCGGACAAGTGGACACGATGGACGATGCCGCCCTGGCCTATCAGGCGGAGAATAGCGCGATTTTCGCGCGGGTCTCTCCGGAACAGAAGAACAGGGTGATTCTCGCGCTGAAGGCGCGCGGACACGTCGTCGGGTATATGGGGGACGGGATCAACGATGCGCCGTCGCTACACACAGCGGACGTTGGGATCTCCGTGATGAACGGTGTCGACGTTGCGAAGGACTCGGCGAAGATCATCCTGTTGGAGAAGGATCTGGCGGTACTGAATGAAGGGGTAGTGGAAGGCCGGCGCTGTTTCGCCAACATCATGAAGTACATTGTGATGGGCACGAGCTCCAACTTCGGCAACATGTTCAGCATGGCGGGCGCGTCGCTGTTCCTGCCATTTCTGCCGATGCTGCCGACGCAAGTCCTGCTGAACAATTTCCTTTACGACATCTCGCAGATCAGTATCCCCAGCGACAATGTGGATCCGGCGCTGCTGCGCCAACCCAAACGGTGGCGAATTGATTTCATTCGCCAGTTCATGACGATTATCGGACCGATCAGCTCGGTCTACGATTTCCTTACTTTCGGACTGCTGCTATGGGGATTCCAGGCTTACGCGAACGCTCCGCTCTTCCGGACCGCCTGGTTCGTGGAGTCGCTGGCGACGCAGACGCTGGTGGTATTTGTCATCCGGACGGCCGGCAACCCGCTGAAGAGCCGGCCCGGCAGACCGCTGCTGATCGCCGTATTCTCGATTGTCGCGATTGCCGTCGCGCTGCCATACACGCCGCTGGGCAAGCTGTTGAGCTTCATTCCCCTGCCCCTGCCATTGCTGGGAGCGATCGCAGTCCTGGCCGTTACTTACCTTCTGGTCGTGCAGGTTGTGAAGACCTGGTTCTACCGGAAGCACGCCCTGCTGTAG
- a CDS encoding cation-translocating P-type ATPase, with the protein MPENIKVEQIAPHARPAADVAAELGTDIATGLSSSEAQVRLERSGANELESEVAVPAWRRFLAQFKDALVLLLVAAAAISCIVWAVERETSLPYEGLVIITILLLNAILGFVQEGRAEKALASLRAMAAPEASVVRDGEQRRVATRDLVPGDLLIINEGDTVSADARLVEVVELQTLEASLTGESSPVLKSAEPVESEAGIGDRLNMVFAGTTASFGHGRAVVTATGMSTELGRIAGMLKTTKSPTTPLQRELDHTGKQLGVAVVVIAAVVVATLLVLYGARDAATVVRVLMFGVALAVAAAPEGLAAVVTVVLAMGVQRMARRGAIVRKLPAVETLGSATVIASDKTGTLTRNEMTVRVLVTATGRVELTGTGNSPEGELRPKDQQKLEGPWKNETDELLRAAVLANNAELIEKDGVWSIQGDPTEGSLLPAAKKAGLDLGEVHERYPRVAEAPFSSERKLMSTVNEDGGSPGHRILFTKGAPGMLLERCTHELSGEQKVLLTPERRAQILQVTESLAAEALRTLGVASRSLDTGGPEEEAGGRATELERDLVFLGLIGMIDPPRPEARAAVERARAAGIRPILITGDHPGTAVAIAKELGISADDRVVTGAQLESMSEQELAAAARDIAVYARVNPQHKLRIVKALQGNGEIVAMTGDGVNDAPALKSADIGVAMGITGTDVSKEAADLVLTDDNFATIVAAVEEGRAVFSNIRKFLGYLLSSNAGEVLTVFFSVVLARPLGLGDRGMLVLPLLATQILWINLLTDGAPALALGVDPPDPDLMRRPPRPSGEGVISRKMRWNIGIVGVVMAVGTLFIFDASLPGGFIDGPGGIEYGRTMAFTTLMLFQLFNAFNARSYVHSAFRGVFRNGWLWAAVGLSIALHIPVIYVPFLQAAFGTVRLSGGDWVLSIAVASSVLWIVEGVKFLSRIRQQPATAEGPLTK; encoded by the coding sequence ATGCCGGAAAATATCAAAGTTGAACAGATTGCACCTCATGCGAGGCCCGCAGCAGACGTCGCCGCCGAACTCGGAACCGACATAGCGACGGGGCTCAGCTCATCCGAAGCGCAAGTGCGCCTGGAGCGAAGCGGCGCAAACGAACTAGAGAGCGAAGTGGCCGTGCCTGCCTGGCGGCGATTTCTGGCACAGTTCAAGGACGCCCTGGTCCTGCTGCTGGTGGCAGCAGCAGCCATCTCGTGTATTGTGTGGGCGGTGGAGAGGGAAACCAGCCTGCCCTATGAGGGCCTGGTCATCATCACGATTCTGCTGCTGAATGCGATTCTCGGATTCGTGCAGGAGGGACGGGCGGAGAAGGCCCTGGCCTCGTTGCGCGCCATGGCGGCACCCGAGGCGAGCGTGGTGAGAGACGGCGAGCAACGCCGGGTGGCCACTCGCGACCTGGTGCCCGGCGACCTGCTCATCATCAACGAAGGCGACACTGTCTCCGCCGACGCACGCCTGGTCGAAGTGGTTGAGCTTCAGACCCTGGAGGCTTCCCTCACGGGCGAAAGCTCTCCAGTCCTGAAGAGTGCTGAACCTGTGGAAAGCGAGGCCGGAATCGGGGACCGGCTCAACATGGTCTTCGCGGGCACCACGGCCAGTTTCGGGCATGGCCGCGCCGTGGTGACAGCCACGGGCATGAGCACGGAACTGGGCCGGATCGCCGGCATGTTGAAAACGACCAAGTCCCCCACGACGCCGTTGCAGCGCGAGCTCGACCACACGGGCAAGCAACTGGGCGTCGCAGTGGTGGTGATCGCGGCAGTCGTCGTGGCGACCCTGCTTGTGCTCTACGGCGCACGCGACGCAGCAACGGTCGTACGGGTGTTGATGTTCGGCGTTGCCCTGGCCGTGGCGGCGGCGCCCGAGGGGTTAGCGGCCGTGGTGACCGTGGTGCTGGCGATGGGTGTGCAGCGAATGGCCCGGCGCGGTGCGATTGTGCGCAAGCTGCCAGCGGTGGAGACGCTGGGTTCGGCCACAGTGATTGCTTCCGACAAGACCGGCACGCTCACTCGGAACGAGATGACGGTGCGGGTATTGGTCACCGCCACCGGCCGTGTGGAACTCACGGGCACAGGCAATTCGCCCGAAGGTGAGTTGAGACCGAAGGACCAGCAAAAACTTGAGGGGCCATGGAAGAACGAAACGGATGAACTGCTGCGAGCCGCTGTCCTGGCCAACAATGCCGAGCTCATCGAGAAGGACGGGGTCTGGAGCATACAAGGAGATCCGACCGAGGGTTCGCTTCTTCCGGCAGCGAAAAAGGCTGGGTTGGACTTAGGCGAAGTTCACGAGCGATACCCTCGCGTGGCGGAAGCACCGTTCTCGTCGGAACGAAAACTGATGAGCACCGTGAATGAGGACGGCGGTTCACCGGGGCACCGCATCCTGTTCACAAAGGGAGCACCGGGCATGCTGCTGGAACGCTGCACCCACGAACTATCCGGCGAGCAGAAGGTGCTGTTGACTCCGGAACGCAGGGCGCAGATTCTGCAGGTCACGGAGTCGCTCGCGGCTGAAGCGTTGCGCACGCTTGGGGTTGCCTCCCGATCGCTGGATACGGGAGGACCAGAGGAGGAGGCGGGAGGGCGGGCCACGGAGCTCGAGCGTGACCTGGTTTTTCTCGGGTTGATTGGAATGATCGATCCACCGCGTCCGGAGGCCCGCGCGGCTGTTGAACGAGCCAGGGCCGCAGGGATCCGGCCCATTCTCATTACGGGCGACCACCCAGGTACGGCGGTGGCGATTGCGAAGGAGTTGGGGATATCAGCAGACGATCGGGTTGTCACAGGCGCGCAACTCGAATCGATGTCCGAGCAGGAGTTGGCCGCGGCTGCAAGGGACATCGCTGTCTACGCGCGCGTCAATCCCCAGCACAAGTTGCGGATCGTGAAGGCGCTGCAGGGCAATGGTGAGATTGTCGCAATGACCGGCGATGGCGTGAATGACGCTCCGGCCCTGAAGTCTGCCGACATTGGGGTGGCCATGGGCATCACGGGCACCGATGTTTCAAAAGAGGCAGCGGATCTTGTTTTGACCGATGACAACTTCGCCACCATTGTCGCGGCGGTGGAAGAGGGGCGGGCGGTGTTCTCCAACATCCGCAAGTTTCTCGGATACCTGTTGTCATCCAACGCCGGTGAGGTACTGACGGTCTTCTTTTCGGTCGTGCTGGCGCGTCCGCTGGGGCTTGGAGACAGGGGCATGTTGGTGTTGCCGCTACTGGCCACACAGATTCTATGGATCAATCTCCTGACGGACGGGGCTCCAGCCCTGGCACTGGGCGTCGATCCGCCAGATCCCGACCTGATGCGACGGCCGCCCCGTCCCAGCGGCGAGGGTGTCATCAGCCGCAAGATGCGCTGGAACATCGGGATTGTCGGCGTGGTGATGGCAGTGGGGACGCTGTTCATTTTTGATGCATCGCTGCCTGGCGGATTCATCGATGGCCCGGGCGGTATCGAGTACGGGCGGACGATGGCTTTCACGACATTGATGCTGTTTCAATTGTTCAACGCCTTCAATGCAAGGTCGTATGTGCACAGCGCTTTTCGCGGAGTATTCCGGAATGGCTGGCTGTGGGCGGCCGTTGGGCTTTCGATTGCCCTCCATATCCCAGTGATCTACGTTCCGTTCCTGCAGGCGGCTTTTGGGACAGTGAGATTGAGCGGCGGGGATTGGGTGCTGTCGATTGCCGTGGCCAGCAGCGTGTTGTGGATTGTGGAGGGGGTGAAGTTTCTCTCCAGGATCCGGCAGCAACCCGCAACGGCTGAAGGCCCTTTGACGAAATGA